The following are encoded in a window of Kineosporia sp. NBRC 101731 genomic DNA:
- a CDS encoding nitroreductase family protein produces MEFEDVVRGRRMVRTYDPDRPVGREVLGQILDLAVRAPSAGFSQGWDFVVLSTPEQVERFWGATAPGEGEADRWLRGMRTAPALILCLSDRNAYLDRYAEPDKGWTDRDEARWPVPYWDVDTGMASMIILLAAVDAGLAGCFFGVPPERREAVLTTFAIPADRRIVGVISLGHPPAPGTDRRSPSLRRGRRGVEEVSHEGTFGNPFRP; encoded by the coding sequence ATGGAATTTGAGGACGTCGTCCGTGGACGACGGATGGTGCGTACCTACGACCCCGATCGACCCGTGGGCCGGGAGGTGCTGGGCCAGATCCTGGACCTCGCGGTCCGGGCCCCCAGCGCCGGGTTCAGCCAGGGGTGGGACTTCGTGGTGCTGAGCACGCCGGAGCAGGTGGAGCGCTTCTGGGGGGCCACCGCGCCCGGGGAGGGGGAGGCGGACCGCTGGCTGCGTGGCATGCGCACGGCCCCGGCGCTGATCCTGTGCCTGTCCGACCGCAACGCCTACCTGGACCGCTACGCCGAGCCGGACAAGGGCTGGACCGACCGCGACGAGGCGCGCTGGCCGGTGCCGTACTGGGATGTGGACACCGGCATGGCCTCGATGATCATCCTGCTGGCCGCGGTGGACGCCGGGCTGGCGGGCTGCTTCTTCGGGGTTCCGCCGGAGCGTCGCGAGGCGGTGCTGACGACCTTCGCGATCCCTGCCGACCGGCGCATCGTGGGGGTGATCAGCCTGGGACATCCACCGGCGCCGGGCACCGACCGCCGGTCCCCGTCGCTGCGCCGGGGTCGCCGTGGAGTCGAAGAGGTCTCGCACGAAGGAACTTTCGGTAATCCGTTCCGCCCCTGA
- a CDS encoding ABC transporter ATP-binding protein gives MTTTDFDDSEAGDDSARLSWPAVLRRFWPLTRGRRLAVGGALIFYTAAVIGDAVGVELLATLIDGAVENGSLKEFWHPAGLWAAITLGAALLTYLGSVLTASAAEQFSRRLRARTHDHLLTVAPEELDRRRLGDVLSRVVDDTEEVEHLVVTGLLDAACSILAVIVFGVAAFRQSWLLALVVVAAAPVLWLLNRWLTGRTHQVSMRTRIAHGELTSALEQSLTNSALVQAYNGQRNEHSRLATVSGRLMRARLRQTRLAAVQGPLTELVEMGGLLAVIGIGVYDISRGGLTTGGLLAFTAYLTYLYPPITAVGRLGLTAASSGTSAARLTELLDLRPAVTQARADGALLLPAQACLPASTGPLQSGLLIEDVTVHSPGRADRLHDVRLWIPPGALVMVTGPSGAGKSTLVELLVRFRDPDRGRVLLDGRDLRDYPLSELRNQVTLLPQEPFMFDESVRENITYGVPDDPGTGAITLAARDSGAAEFLDRLPDGLATQVGQRGRALSGGQRQRIALARALLREGPVLVLDEPTTGLDPEAAGHLIGTLRLLTARGRTVLLVTHDLELTRYADQVIELRAGQVHRTVVAPEAATRPIDQGRSGPHRSRAERIRSERARSHRAETIRAETIRAEHS, from the coding sequence ATGACCACAACAGATTTCGACGATTCCGAGGCCGGGGACGACTCGGCCCGGCTGAGCTGGCCCGCGGTGCTGCGCCGGTTCTGGCCCCTGACCCGTGGGCGGCGCCTGGCCGTCGGGGGCGCGCTGATCTTCTACACCGCGGCGGTGATCGGCGACGCGGTCGGCGTCGAGCTGCTGGCCACCCTGATCGACGGCGCGGTCGAGAACGGCAGTCTGAAAGAGTTCTGGCACCCGGCCGGACTCTGGGCCGCCATCACCCTGGGCGCCGCCCTGCTCACCTACCTCGGTTCGGTGCTCACCGCGTCCGCCGCCGAGCAGTTCAGCCGGCGCCTGCGCGCCCGCACCCACGACCACCTGCTCACCGTGGCCCCCGAGGAACTCGACCGCCGCCGCCTCGGCGACGTGCTCTCCCGGGTGGTCGACGACACCGAGGAGGTGGAGCACCTGGTGGTCACCGGCCTGCTCGACGCCGCCTGCTCGATCCTGGCGGTGATCGTGTTCGGGGTGGCCGCGTTCCGCCAGAGCTGGCTGCTGGCACTGGTGGTCGTCGCCGCGGCCCCCGTGCTCTGGCTGCTCAACCGCTGGCTGACCGGGCGTACCCACCAGGTGTCGATGCGCACCCGGATCGCCCACGGCGAGCTCACCTCCGCCCTGGAGCAGAGCCTGACGAACTCGGCCCTGGTGCAGGCCTACAACGGGCAGCGCAACGAGCACAGCCGGCTGGCCACCGTCTCGGGCCGGCTGATGCGCGCCCGGCTACGCCAGACCCGGCTGGCCGCGGTGCAGGGCCCGCTCACCGAACTCGTCGAGATGGGAGGGCTTCTCGCCGTCATCGGGATCGGTGTCTACGACATCTCACGGGGCGGGCTGACCACCGGCGGGTTGCTGGCCTTCACCGCGTACCTGACCTACCTGTACCCGCCGATCACCGCGGTCGGGCGGCTCGGCCTCACCGCCGCCTCGTCCGGTACCAGCGCGGCCCGGCTGACAGAACTACTCGACCTGCGGCCCGCCGTGACCCAGGCCCGGGCCGACGGCGCCCTGCTGCTGCCCGCCCAGGCCTGTCTGCCGGCCTCGACCGGGCCGCTGCAGTCGGGTCTGCTGATCGAGGACGTCACCGTGCACTCCCCCGGCCGGGCCGACCGGCTGCACGACGTTCGCCTGTGGATCCCGCCGGGCGCCCTGGTGATGGTCACCGGGCCGAGCGGCGCGGGGAAGTCGACGCTGGTCGAGCTGCTCGTGCGCTTCCGCGACCCGGACCGCGGGAGAGTACTGCTGGACGGGCGCGATCTGCGGGACTATCCGCTCAGCGAACTACGCAACCAGGTGACCCTGCTGCCCCAGGAACCCTTCATGTTCGACGAGAGCGTGCGCGAGAACATCACCTACGGCGTTCCCGACGACCCCGGCACCGGGGCTATCACCCTGGCGGCGCGGGACAGCGGCGCGGCCGAGTTCCTCGATCGTCTGCCCGACGGCCTGGCCACCCAGGTCGGCCAGCGCGGCCGGGCCCTGTCCGGTGGGCAGCGGCAACGGATCGCGCTGGCCCGGGCACTGCTGCGGGAAGGACCGGTCCTGGTGCTCGACGAGCCGACCACCGGCCTGGACCCGGAGGCCGCCGGTCACCTGATCGGCACCCTGCGGCTGCTGACGGCCCGGGGTCGCACCGTGCTGCTCGTCACGCACGACCTGGAACTGACCCGTTACGCCGATCAGGTGATCGAGCTGAGGGCCGGTCAGGTGCACCGCACGGTCGTGGCGCCGGAGGCCGCCACCCGGCCGATCGACCAGGGACGGTCGGGACCGCACCGGAGCCGGGCCGAGCGCATCCGTTCCGAACGCGCCCGATCGCATCGGGCCGAGACGATCAGGGCCGAGACGATCAGGGCGGAGCACAGCTGA
- a CDS encoding DUF456 domain-containing protein — translation MNTATVLAAVFVVCGLAGVIVPVLPGLLLVAVGVLLWAYAESSAGGWTVFGLAVAVLVLGTVVKYILPGRRLREGGVPWITMAAGALLGVFGFFLIPVIGLPIGFVLGIYLAEFLRLGNHASAWPSTVQAVKAVGLSMLIELAAGLLATAVWIAGIIFL, via the coding sequence ATGAACACCGCGACCGTCCTGGCCGCGGTGTTCGTCGTGTGCGGGCTCGCCGGCGTGATCGTGCCGGTGCTGCCCGGGCTGCTCCTCGTGGCCGTCGGCGTGCTGCTCTGGGCCTACGCCGAGAGCTCCGCCGGCGGCTGGACCGTGTTCGGTCTCGCCGTCGCCGTGCTGGTGCTGGGCACGGTGGTGAAGTACATCCTGCCCGGCCGGCGTCTGCGGGAAGGCGGTGTGCCATGGATCACCATGGCGGCCGGAGCGTTACTCGGTGTGTTCGGATTCTTCCTCATCCCGGTGATCGGCCTGCCCATCGGTTTCGTCCTGGGCATCTATCTGGCCGAGTTCCTGCGGTTGGGAAACCACGCGTCCGCGTGGCCCTCCACCGTGCAGGCGGTGAAGGCCGTAGGCCTGTCCATGCTCATCGAACTGGCCGCCGGCCTTCTCGCCACCGCGGTCTGGATCGCCGGGATCATTTTTCTCTGA
- a CDS encoding DNA topoisomerase IV subunit B encodes MAVQPSETARSRAGSNGKRPSTAGSRSSGGSEYTARHLSVLEGLEAVRKRPGMYIGSTDSRGLMHCLWEIIDNSVDEALGGHCHHILVILHSDGSVEVRDDGRGIPVDVEPKTGLTGVEVVFTKLHAGGKFGGGSYTASGGLHGVGASVVNALSARLDVQVDRGGSIHAMSFRRGEPGVFADPEGIDPDSEFTPHLDSSGLQVVGKVKRGVTGSRVRYWADRQIFLKDAAFSYDELVTRARQTTYLVPGLEIVLRDERGLPGTPGEESPVEERFLHEGGIGEFVDFLATDPQVTDVWRLEGTGHFKETVPVLDAQGHMAPTEVERECAVDVAMRWGTGYDTELRSFVNIIATPKGGTHITGFEQAMLKTFRGVISENARKLKFNEKNDKIEKDDVLEGLTAVVTVRLAEPQFEGQTKEVLGTNAVRAIVARVVERELTAQLNSAGRAEKAQSALVLEKVVGAMRTRVTARQHRETQRRKNALETSSLPTKLKDCRSEDVDRSELFIVEGDSALGTANFARNSEFQALLPIRGKILNVQKASIADMLKNAECGAIIQVIGAGSGRTFELPAARYGKIILMTDADVDGAHIRTLLLTLFFRYMRPLVEAGRVYAAVPPLHRVEVIGSGRQKNEMVYTYSEQELHTLLADLKKRGRSWKENIQRYKGLGEMDADQLAETTMDPRRRTLRRVRMADLAVAEKVFNLLMGNDVAPRKDFIVEGAAQLDRERIDI; translated from the coding sequence GTGGCCGTGCAACCCAGCGAGACGGCCCGTTCCCGCGCCGGCAGCAACGGCAAGCGGCCGTCCACCGCGGGCTCACGCTCTTCCGGGGGTTCCGAGTACACCGCGCGCCACCTGTCGGTGCTGGAGGGCCTGGAAGCCGTCCGCAAGCGCCCCGGCATGTACATCGGCTCGACCGATTCCCGCGGTCTCATGCACTGCCTGTGGGAGATCATCGACAACTCGGTGGATGAGGCCCTGGGTGGTCACTGCCACCACATCCTGGTGATCCTGCACTCCGACGGCTCGGTCGAGGTCCGCGACGACGGCCGGGGCATCCCGGTCGACGTCGAGCCGAAGACCGGGCTGACCGGTGTCGAGGTGGTCTTCACCAAGCTGCACGCGGGCGGCAAGTTCGGCGGCGGCTCCTACACCGCCTCCGGTGGTCTGCACGGTGTCGGCGCGAGCGTGGTCAACGCCCTGTCCGCCCGTCTCGACGTCCAGGTCGACCGCGGTGGCTCGATCCACGCGATGAGCTTCCGTCGCGGCGAGCCCGGTGTCTTCGCCGACCCCGAGGGCATCGACCCCGACTCCGAGTTCACGCCTCACCTGGACAGTTCCGGGCTCCAGGTGGTGGGCAAGGTGAAGCGCGGCGTCACCGGTTCCCGGGTGCGCTACTGGGCCGACCGGCAGATCTTCCTGAAAGACGCCGCGTTCTCCTACGACGAGCTGGTCACCCGGGCCCGCCAGACCACCTACCTGGTGCCGGGCCTGGAGATCGTGCTGCGCGACGAGCGCGGCCTGCCCGGTACGCCGGGCGAGGAGAGCCCGGTCGAGGAACGCTTCCTGCACGAGGGCGGCATCGGCGAGTTCGTCGACTTCCTCGCCACCGACCCCCAGGTCACCGACGTCTGGCGACTTGAGGGCACCGGCCACTTCAAGGAGACCGTGCCGGTTCTCGACGCCCAGGGCCACATGGCGCCGACCGAGGTCGAGCGGGAGTGCGCGGTCGACGTGGCGATGCGCTGGGGTACGGGGTACGACACCGAGCTGCGGTCGTTCGTCAACATCATCGCCACGCCCAAGGGCGGCACCCACATCACCGGGTTCGAGCAGGCGATGCTCAAGACCTTCCGCGGTGTGATCTCCGAGAACGCCCGCAAGCTCAAGTTCAACGAGAAGAACGACAAGATCGAGAAGGACGACGTGCTCGAGGGCCTCACCGCCGTCGTCACCGTCCGCCTCGCCGAGCCGCAGTTCGAGGGCCAGACCAAGGAGGTCCTGGGCACCAACGCGGTCCGCGCCATCGTCGCCCGGGTCGTCGAGCGCGAGCTCACGGCGCAGCTCAACTCCGCCGGCCGGGCCGAGAAGGCGCAGTCGGCCCTGGTTCTGGAGAAGGTCGTGGGTGCCATGCGCACCCGGGTCACGGCCCGCCAGCACCGCGAGACGCAGCGCCGCAAGAACGCGCTGGAGACCTCGTCGCTGCCGACGAAGCTGAAAGACTGCCGCAGCGAAGACGTCGACCGCTCCGAACTCTTCATCGTGGAGGGTGACTCGGCGCTCGGTACCGCGAACTTCGCCCGCAACAGCGAGTTCCAGGCGCTACTGCCGATCCGCGGCAAGATCCTGAACGTTCAGAAGGCATCCATCGCCGACATGCTGAAGAATGCCGAGTGCGGGGCGATCATCCAGGTGATCGGGGCCGGCTCGGGCCGCACGTTCGAGCTGCCGGCCGCGCGCTACGGCAAGATCATCCTGATGACCGACGCCGACGTCGACGGCGCGCACATCCGCACGCTGCTGCTGACGCTGTTCTTCCGCTACATGCGCCCGCTGGTCGAGGCCGGCCGGGTCTACGCCGCGGTGCCGCCGCTGCACCGGGTCGAGGTCATCGGCTCCGGCCGGCAGAAGAACGAGATGGTCTACACCTACTCCGAGCAGGAGCTCCACACCCTGCTGGCCGACCTGAAGAAGCGTGGTCGCAGCTGGAAGGAGAACATCCAGCGGTACAAGGGTCTGGGCGAGATGGACGCCGACCAGCTGGCCGAGACCACGATGGACCCGCGGCGGCGCACGCTGCGCCGGGTCCGGATGGCCGACCTCGCCGTCGCCGAGAAGGTGTTCAACCTGCTCATGGGTAACGACGTCGCGCCGCGTAAGGACTTCATCGTCGAGGGCGCCGCCCAGCTCGACCGGGAGCGCATCGACATCTGA
- a CDS encoding GGDEF domain-containing protein produces the protein MKRPRLSPATPSSLSPRGKSISTQFTSHLPNLQVPSSLHHLPGLTGSRNASRRRHRRILVGSGVALALIAAAGAAYAARSRLRQLLGKPPAENSERGLDTLTGLPNRAEAQWWLNTRLARARNRNHRLAVMILDINGFAELNEIHGREVGDHVLQVTAARMQSQLRTGDMVCRVANDTFMVIMDAIGPDHLITRIGERVVNAVSETVSFHGEPITISASIGFAISQDKDKTPDLLLDRADRALVQAKASNRNVVQF, from the coding sequence ATGAAGCGCCCGAGGTTGTCACCAGCCACTCCCTCCAGCCTCAGCCCACGGGGGAAGTCCATCAGTACGCAATTCACCTCCCACCTGCCGAACCTGCAGGTGCCGAGCTCATTGCATCACCTGCCCGGCCTGACCGGCAGTCGCAACGCGTCGCGGCGTCGCCACCGCCGGATCCTGGTCGGTTCCGGTGTGGCGCTCGCCCTGATCGCCGCGGCCGGTGCTGCCTACGCCGCGCGCAGCCGCCTGCGTCAGCTGCTGGGCAAGCCGCCGGCCGAGAACTCCGAACGCGGCCTGGACACGCTGACCGGTCTGCCCAACCGGGCCGAGGCCCAGTGGTGGCTGAACACCCGGCTGGCCCGGGCCCGGAACCGGAACCACCGGCTGGCCGTGATGATCCTCGACATCAACGGTTTCGCTGAACTCAACGAGATCCACGGCCGTGAGGTCGGCGACCACGTGCTGCAGGTGACCGCGGCCCGCATGCAGTCGCAGCTGCGCACCGGCGACATGGTCTGCCGCGTCGCGAACGACACCTTCATGGTGATCATGGACGCGATCGGTCCCGACCACCTGATCACCCGTATCGGTGAGCGCGTCGTGAACGCGGTCAGCGAGACGGTCAGCTTCCACGGCGAACCGATCACCATCTCGGCCAGCATCGGGTTCGCCATCTCACAGGACAAGGACAAGACGCCGGATCTGCTGCTGGACCGCGCCGATCGGGCGCTGGTGCAGGCGAAGGCCTCCAACCGCAACGTGGTTCAGTTCTGA
- a CDS encoding CGNR zinc finger domain-containing protein, with protein sequence MDFAAYAQRAVDLVNTPIDTEDDVRTYVGDRPWVADRLTADDVGVLAGLRTGLTGMVNASAAGDGPAAVAALNDLLAKHPIRPMISGHDESSWHLHVYDESGSASETVCAEALFGLAMLVSEHGATRIGRCAATDCDNAFIDTSANRSRRFCSTRCSTRMNVAALRRRQQAAKDV encoded by the coding sequence GTGGACTTTGCCGCTTACGCACAACGGGCCGTGGATCTGGTGAACACCCCGATCGACACGGAGGACGACGTGCGCACCTATGTGGGGGACCGCCCGTGGGTGGCCGACCGGCTGACGGCGGACGATGTCGGCGTGCTCGCCGGTCTGCGGACGGGCCTGACCGGGATGGTCAATGCGTCGGCGGCGGGCGACGGCCCGGCAGCGGTGGCCGCGCTGAACGATCTTCTCGCGAAACACCCGATCCGGCCGATGATCTCGGGGCACGACGAGAGCAGCTGGCATCTGCACGTCTACGACGAGTCCGGTTCCGCCAGCGAGACCGTCTGTGCCGAGGCACTGTTCGGTCTGGCCATGCTGGTCTCCGAGCACGGTGCCACCCGGATCGGCCGCTGTGCGGCCACCGACTGCGACAACGCCTTCATCGACACGTCGGCGAACCGGTCCCGGCGGTTCTGCTCGACGCGATGCAGTACCCGGATGAATGTCGCGGCACTGCGCCGGCGTCAGCAGGCCGCGAAAGACGTTTAG
- a CDS encoding class I SAM-dependent methyltransferase — MTSTSTQPDWQEWQDQWDAQQEAYLPDREQRFAAMLDAVEATLLPIAPTRSADRHDESIEVPRDQIAPRILDLAGGTGSISRRVLWRFPKASTVVLDVDAALLAIARGTFADDPRVRIASVDLGYRNWPAALASELGEEVTGSFDAVLTATALHWLTPERVTGVYAEARDLLRPGGLFVNADYMPDEGLASLTDGLARVERRERTARWEGGVPSWEKWWELMRADPDLAGPTAQRDAFYAERRGDNHTESLRPSAWHLEALRTAGYPETGLVWRGLLDAAVTGRNAS; from the coding sequence ATGACCAGCACCTCGACGCAGCCGGACTGGCAGGAGTGGCAGGACCAGTGGGACGCGCAGCAGGAGGCGTACCTGCCCGACCGGGAGCAGCGGTTCGCCGCGATGCTCGACGCGGTCGAGGCAACCCTGCTGCCGATCGCCCCGACCCGGTCGGCCGACCGTCATGACGAGAGCATCGAGGTGCCCCGGGACCAGATCGCCCCGCGCATCCTCGATCTGGCCGGCGGCACCGGCTCGATCAGCCGGCGGGTGCTGTGGCGGTTCCCGAAGGCGTCCACCGTGGTGCTCGACGTGGACGCGGCCCTGCTGGCCATCGCCCGCGGAACCTTCGCCGACGACCCGCGGGTGCGGATCGCGTCCGTCGATCTGGGCTACCGGAACTGGCCCGCGGCACTGGCCTCCGAGCTCGGCGAAGAGGTCACGGGGTCTTTCGACGCCGTTCTGACCGCAACCGCACTGCACTGGCTGACGCCGGAACGGGTGACCGGCGTCTACGCCGAGGCCCGGGACCTGCTGCGGCCCGGCGGGCTCTTCGTCAACGCGGACTACATGCCCGACGAGGGCCTGGCCTCCCTGACCGACGGCCTGGCCCGGGTGGAACGGCGCGAGCGCACCGCCCGCTGGGAGGGTGGGGTGCCGAGCTGGGAGAAGTGGTGGGAGCTGATGCGCGCCGACCCGGACCTGGCCGGGCCGACCGCCCAGCGCGATGCCTTCTACGCCGAGCGCCGCGGCGACAACCACACCGAGTCGCTCAGGCCGTCGGCGTGGCACCTGGAGGCGCTGCGCACGGCCGGCTATCCCGAGACCGGGCTGGTGTGGCGGGGTTTGCTGGACGCAGCGGTCACGGGCCGCAACGCGTCCTGA
- a CDS encoding DNA topoisomerase IV subunit A, whose translation MASRSRNTPPPEDFTERIVDIDVEQEMQGAFLEYAYSVIYSRALPDARDGLKPVQRRIIYTMQDMGLRPERPHVKSSRVVGDVMGKLHPHGDTAIYDALVRLAQGFTMRAPLVDGHGNFGSLDDGPAAARYTEARPAPLTTELTNGLDEDTVDFVPNYDNSLSQPEVLPASFPNLLVNGASGIAVGMATNMAPHNLIEVIAAARHLLMHPNATLDDLMRFIPGPDLPTGGRIIGLEGIRDAYKGGRGSFKTRATIAIENVTARKQGVVVTELPYLVGPEKVIGKIKELVQAKKLQGISDVVDLSDRTQGLRLVIEIKTGFNPEAVLEHLYRLTPLEESFGINNVALVDGQPRTLGLVELLSVYVEHRITVVRRRTTHRRKKRQDRLHLVDGLLIAIVDIDEVIRIIRSSDDTAMARERLIAAFELTQTQADYILEMPLRRLTKYSKLELDKEKAELQGEIDELSVILADDKVLRKLISGELAQVAKTYGTPRRTVLLEGSGTAVTTSATPLEVADAPCWVLLSSTGLLARTTNTEPLIPSDPSQRQAHDVLVSAVRTSVRGEVAAITSQGRMIRVPVVDMPALPPTSSAPTLSGGAPATEFVTLAKGERLLALTSLATETAGLALGTAKGVVKRVVTDYPGNKDEWEVIGLRDGDEVVGVVELPTDEVDLVFISSEAQLLRFGAKLVRPQGRAAGGMAGINLPAGAKVIWFGAIDLTVKDGEWGNVVVTVSGASSALPGTQTGAAKLTPFAEYPAKGRATAGVRCHRFVRGEDTLLLAWAGPSPALAAGSTGAAVELPAPDSRRDGSGLPLKAAVAAISGPRPLFGADVEAAATGETSSEATPSED comes from the coding sequence ATGGCCAGTCGTTCGCGCAACACCCCGCCGCCTGAGGACTTCACCGAGCGGATCGTCGACATCGACGTCGAGCAGGAGATGCAGGGCGCGTTCCTCGAGTACGCGTACTCCGTCATCTACTCGCGTGCCCTGCCCGACGCGCGTGACGGGCTGAAGCCGGTGCAGCGGCGGATCATCTACACGATGCAGGACATGGGCCTGCGGCCCGAGCGTCCGCACGTGAAGTCGTCGCGCGTGGTCGGCGACGTGATGGGCAAGCTGCACCCGCACGGCGACACGGCCATCTACGACGCGCTGGTGCGGCTGGCCCAGGGCTTCACCATGCGGGCACCCCTGGTCGACGGGCACGGCAACTTCGGCTCCCTGGACGACGGCCCGGCGGCCGCCCGGTACACCGAGGCCCGGCCCGCCCCGCTGACCACCGAGCTGACCAACGGTCTCGACGAAGACACGGTCGACTTCGTCCCGAACTACGACAACAGCCTCAGCCAGCCCGAGGTGCTGCCCGCGTCGTTCCCGAACCTGCTGGTGAACGGTGCGAGCGGGATCGCGGTCGGCATGGCGACGAACATGGCGCCGCACAACCTGATCGAGGTGATCGCGGCGGCGCGGCACCTGCTGATGCACCCGAACGCGACGCTCGACGACCTGATGCGGTTCATCCCCGGTCCTGACCTGCCCACCGGTGGGCGCATCATCGGGCTGGAGGGCATCCGCGACGCCTACAAGGGCGGCCGCGGCAGTTTCAAGACCCGCGCGACCATCGCGATCGAGAACGTCACCGCCCGCAAGCAGGGCGTCGTGGTCACCGAGCTGCCGTACCTGGTCGGCCCGGAGAAGGTGATCGGCAAGATCAAGGAGCTCGTGCAGGCCAAGAAGCTGCAGGGCATCTCCGACGTGGTCGACCTCTCCGACCGCACGCAGGGCCTGCGCCTGGTCATCGAGATCAAGACGGGCTTCAACCCCGAGGCCGTGCTCGAGCACCTCTACCGGCTGACCCCGCTCGAGGAGTCGTTCGGCATCAACAACGTCGCGCTGGTCGACGGTCAGCCGCGCACCCTGGGCCTGGTCGAGCTGCTCTCGGTCTACGTCGAGCACCGCATCACCGTGGTCCGGCGCCGCACCACCCACCGCCGCAAGAAGCGCCAGGACCGGCTGCACCTGGTCGACGGTCTGCTGATCGCCATCGTCGACATCGACGAGGTGATCCGGATCATCCGTTCCAGCGACGACACGGCGATGGCCCGAGAGCGTCTGATCGCGGCGTTCGAGCTGACCCAGACCCAGGCCGACTACATCCTCGAGATGCCGCTGCGCCGCCTGACCAAGTACTCCAAGCTCGAGCTCGACAAGGAGAAGGCCGAGCTGCAGGGCGAGATCGACGAGCTCAGCGTGATCCTGGCCGACGACAAGGTGCTGCGGAAGCTGATCTCCGGCGAGCTCGCCCAGGTCGCCAAGACCTACGGCACACCCCGTCGCACGGTGCTGCTGGAGGGTTCGGGCACCGCGGTCACCACCTCGGCCACGCCGCTCGAGGTCGCCGACGCGCCGTGCTGGGTGCTGCTCTCCTCCACCGGCCTGCTCGCCCGCACCACCAACACCGAGCCGTTGATCCCGTCCGACCCGTCACAGCGTCAGGCCCACGACGTGCTCGTGTCGGCCGTGCGGACCAGCGTGCGCGGTGAGGTCGCAGCGATCACCAGCCAGGGCCGGATGATCCGCGTGCCCGTGGTCGACATGCCCGCGCTGCCGCCCACGTCGTCCGCGCCCACTCTGTCGGGCGGGGCCCCGGCCACCGAGTTCGTGACCCTGGCCAAGGGGGAGCGGCTGCTGGCCCTGACCTCGCTGGCCACCGAGACCGCCGGCCTGGCGCTCGGTACGGCGAAGGGTGTGGTCAAGCGCGTCGTCACCGACTACCCCGGCAACAAGGACGAGTGGGAGGTCATCGGCCTGCGTGACGGCGACGAGGTCGTCGGCGTGGTCGAGCTGCCCACCGACGAGGTCGACCTGGTGTTCATCAGCTCCGAGGCGCAGCTGCTGCGGTTCGGCGCCAAGCTGGTGCGCCCGCAGGGCCGCGCGGCCGGCGGTATGGCCGGCATCAACCTGCCCGCCGGGGCGAAGGTGATCTGGTTCGGCGCCATCGATCTCACCGTCAAGGACGGCGAGTGGGGCAACGTCGTGGTGACGGTCTCCGGTGCCAGTTCGGCGCTGCCCGGCACCCAGACCGGGGCGGCCAAGCTGACCCCGTTCGCCGAGTACCCGGCCAAGGGCCGGGCCACCGCGGGCGTCCGCTGCCACCGCTTCGTGCGGGGTGAAGACACCCTGCTGCTTGCCTGGGCCGGTCCGTCGCCCGCCCTGGCCGCGGGTTCCACCGGTGCGGCGGTCGAGCTGCCCGCCCCCGACTCCCGCCGCGACGGTTCGGGTCTGCCGCTCAAGGCCGCCGTGGCCGCGATCAGCGGTCCCCGGCCGTTGTTCGGTGCGGACGTCGAGGCCGCGGCAACGGGTGAGACCAGCAGCGAGGCAACACCCTCCGAGGACTGA
- a CDS encoding LysR family transcriptional regulator, which produces MDDRDLRWLTVLAETENVSLAAAQLRVPQPTVSRALARLEVDLGAPLFDRVGGRLRLNASGRLAVGHAQRVVHEIDTARERITELNHPERGLIRMGFVASLGESVVPLVLNRYRAQAPQVRFVLQEGHSNDIAEWLAEGRVDLALTGRTRPDTVPDWKDVTWTPIERQRLCLVVADDHPLAGLGRVALVQAADEPFITFWPRAELRLLTEHLCRQAGFVPSVALQTGEVATARALVAAGLGVAVIPQPTTGTTPGTEHLPLTDPGAERQIGIAWPSHGRHSPAVARFLGFLREPSQGQNPVESD; this is translated from the coding sequence ATGGACGACCGTGACCTGCGCTGGCTGACGGTGCTCGCGGAGACCGAGAACGTCTCGCTGGCCGCCGCCCAGCTGAGGGTGCCGCAGCCCACGGTGTCCCGGGCCCTGGCCCGGCTGGAGGTGGATCTGGGGGCGCCGCTGTTCGACCGGGTCGGTGGGCGGCTACGGCTGAACGCGAGCGGACGGCTGGCCGTCGGCCACGCGCAGCGGGTGGTGCACGAGATCGACACGGCCCGCGAGCGCATCACCGAGCTGAACCATCCCGAGCGGGGCCTGATCCGGATGGGTTTCGTGGCGTCGCTGGGGGAGTCGGTGGTGCCCCTCGTCCTCAATCGTTACCGGGCCCAGGCGCCCCAGGTGAGATTTGTGCTGCAGGAGGGGCATTCGAACGACATCGCCGAGTGGCTGGCGGAGGGCCGGGTCGACCTGGCGCTCACCGGGCGCACCCGTCCGGACACGGTGCCGGACTGGAAGGACGTGACCTGGACGCCGATCGAACGGCAGCGGCTGTGCCTGGTGGTGGCCGACGATCATCCGCTCGCCGGGCTGGGACGCGTCGCCCTGGTCCAGGCCGCCGACGAGCCGTTCATCACCTTCTGGCCCCGGGCGGAGCTCCGGCTGCTGACCGAACATCTCTGTCGTCAGGCCGGTTTCGTGCCGTCCGTGGCGCTCCAGACCGGTGAGGTGGCCACCGCCCGGGCCCTCGTGGCGGCCGGTCTGGGGGTGGCGGTGATCCCGCAGCCGACCACGGGCACCACGCCCGGCACCGAGCATCTGCCACTGACGGATCCGGGGGCGGAGCGGCAGATCGGCATCGCCTGGCCCTCACACGGGCGGCACAGCCCCGCGGTGGCCCGCTTCCTGGGCTTTCTCCGGGAGCCGAGCCAGGGCCAGAACCCGGTCGAATCGGATTGA